Proteins encoded by one window of Primulina huaijiensis isolate GDHJ02 chromosome 1, ASM1229523v2, whole genome shotgun sequence:
- the LOC140979003 gene encoding uncharacterized protein: protein MSSQLISSHRENAEVYTGEAICKQKSKELLEKIHLPKGLLPLDDLVEVGYKESSGFVWLKQKKSKTHFFRSIGRSVWYDTEVTAFVEDLRMKRLTGVKSKELLIWITICDISIQDPNSGKITFGTAAGLSRAFPVSAFNEEEGKQTT, encoded by the coding sequence ATGTCGTCCCAGTTAATCTCGTCTCACCGCGAGAATGCAGAGGTCTACACCGGTGAAGCGATCTGCAAGCAGAAATCCAAGGAGCTGCTCGAGAAAATCCACCTCCCCAAAGGCCTGCTTCCCCTTGACGACCTTGTTGAAGTCGGCTACAAGGAGTCCTCCGGCTTCGTATGGTTGAAGCAGAAGAAGAGCAAGACGCACTTCTTCCGTTCCATCGGCCGCAGCGTGTGGTACGACACCGAGGTCACGGCTTTCGTCGAAGATCTTCGAATGAAGAGGCTGACAGGTGTCAAGAGCAAGGAGCTCCTGATCTGGATCACTATCTGTGATATTTCCATTCAGGACCCTAATTCCGGGAAAATTACTTTCGGCACCGCTGCGGGACTCTCCAGGGCGTTTCCGGTCTCGGCGTTCAATGAGGAAGAGGGGAAGCAGACTACTTGA